From a region of the uncultured Desulfatiglans sp. genome:
- a CDS encoding hypothetical protein (Evidence 5 : Unknown function) — protein MIYDHGIKVIEEIFCSETPSVKSLLSEILRRHGHHHILKKIIGDSRAGILAEAETLAMITLFIAAENRKLRDKLKPAVETSSFFDLLPGSSTQK, from the coding sequence GTGATCTATGACCATGGCATCAAGGTGATCGAGGAGATTTTCTGCTCCGAAACCCCTTCGGTCAAAAGCCTGCTTTCGGAGATTTTGCGCCGCCACGGGCACCATCACATCCTGAAGAAGATCATTGGCGATTCGCGGGCTGGAATCTTGGCCGAAGCCGAGACCCTGGCCATGATCACGCTGTTCATAGCGGCCGAAAACCGCAAGCTTAGAGACAAGCTCAAACCTGCGGTGGAAACCTCGAGTTTTTTTGACCTGCTTCCGGGCTCATCAACCCAGAAATAA
- a CDS encoding hypothetical protein (Evidence 5 : Unknown function), translating into MSKGKNSQGRGKKELSLVRSSAAEYLTFVAAGGLFDRADHRKENMGLTRWEGAPHGKSHRYDVAIAKNDLSEFELSQMQRIEEASRDL; encoded by the coding sequence ATGAGTAAGGGCAAGAACTCACAGGGGCGCGGGAAAAAGGAACTTTCCCTCGTCCGTTCCTCTGCCGCCGAATATCTGACCTTTGTCGCGGCGGGGGGCCTTTTCGACCGAGCCGATCACCGCAAGGAAAACATGGGTTTGACCCGTTGGGAAGGTGCGCCCCACGGGAAAAGCCATCGATACGATGTCGCCATCGCCAAGAACGATCTCTCCGAGTTCGAACTTTCGCAGATGCAGCGTATTGAGGAGGCCTCCCGTGATCTATGA
- a CDS encoding hypothetical protein (Evidence 5 : Unknown function): MARSCRAGRPVRFPFSESNQIRWEVVLGIRSGCKPSILVRSLEIGGEKLLPRWELEAWLDFLCEALCFKCVTG, from the coding sequence GTGGCACGGAGCTGCCGGGCAGGTAGGCCAGTTCGATTCCCATTCTCGGAATCGAATCAGATTCGTTGGGAGGTTGTTCTTGGTATCCGCTCGGGTTGCAAACCCAGCATACTCGTCCGGAGCTTGGAAATCGGGGGAGAAAAGTTGCTTCCCCGGTGGGAACTTGAGGCGTGGCTCGACTTCCTATGTGAAGCCCTTTGTTTTAAATGTGTTACGGGGTAG
- a CDS encoding putative Fic/DOC (Evidence 3 : Putative function from multiple computational evidences) — MKRELQGRYVTISTVGEKAQAFVPAPLPPRPPIDWTPELRSKFDQALLALGRLDSVSTLLPDTSLFLYMYVRNEAVLSSMIEGTQSSLSDLLLFELDQEPGVPLDDVREVSNYVAALDHGLRLLEEGLPLSLRLFREIHGVLLTKGRGSNQTPGEFRHSQNWIGGTRPGNAAFVPPPAEEVLECMSKLELFLHDQPEPTPVLLKAALAHVQFETIHPFLDGNGRLGRLLIALLLCEQKVLREPMLYLSLYFKTHRQYYYELLNNVRMTGDWEAWLDFFAEAVIVTATQAVETAQQLLDLSNQDRDKISGLGRAAASTLLVHRALMEHPIATSGSLVEKTGITPATVNKALGHLEQLGIVKELTAQKRNRLFSYAGYIEIMSRGTELPGR, encoded by the coding sequence ATGAAGCGAGAACTCCAAGGCAGATACGTGACCATTTCGACGGTGGGTGAGAAGGCCCAGGCCTTCGTGCCCGCGCCGCTGCCGCCACGTCCGCCCATCGACTGGACGCCAGAGCTGCGCAGCAAGTTCGATCAGGCGCTGCTGGCTCTCGGGCGGCTGGACAGCGTCTCGACCCTGCTGCCGGACACCTCGCTGTTCCTTTATATGTACGTCCGTAACGAAGCGGTGCTCTCCTCGATGATTGAGGGGACGCAGTCGTCCCTGTCCGACCTGCTGCTGTTCGAGTTGGACCAGGAGCCCGGTGTGCCGCTCGATGATGTGCGGGAGGTCAGCAACTATGTCGCGGCCCTCGACCATGGTCTGCGCCTGCTGGAGGAAGGGCTGCCGCTGTCCCTGCGGCTGTTCCGTGAGATTCACGGCGTGCTGCTGACCAAGGGCCGGGGCAGCAATCAGACCCCGGGCGAGTTCCGGCACAGCCAGAACTGGATCGGCGGCACCCGGCCGGGCAATGCGGCCTTCGTTCCGCCTCCGGCCGAAGAGGTGCTGGAGTGCATGAGCAAGCTGGAGCTCTTCCTCCATGACCAGCCGGAGCCGACCCCGGTGCTGCTCAAGGCGGCGCTGGCACATGTGCAGTTCGAGACGATCCACCCATTTCTGGACGGTAACGGCCGTCTGGGGCGTCTGCTGATCGCGCTGCTGCTGTGCGAGCAGAAGGTGCTGCGGGAGCCGATGCTCTACCTCAGCCTCTACTTCAAGACGCATCGTCAGTATTACTACGAGTTGCTGAACAATGTGCGCATGACCGGTGACTGGGAAGCCTGGCTCGATTTCTTTGCCGAGGCTGTCATAGTCACCGCCACCCAGGCTGTGGAAACGGCCCAGCAACTTCTCGATTTGTCGAACCAGGACCGTGACAAGATCAGCGGCCTGGGACGAGCGGCGGCATCCACCCTGCTGGTCCACCGGGCGCTGATGGAACATCCCATTGCCACCTCGGGCTCTCTGGTGGAAAAGACCGGCATCACCCCGGCGACCGTCAACAAGGCGCTCGGCCACCTGGAGCAGCTTGGCATCGTCAAGGAGCTGACCGCCCAGAAACGCAACCGCCTGTTCAGCTATGCGGGCTATATCGAGATCATGAGTCGTGGCACGGAGCTGCCGGGCAGGTAG
- a CDS encoding transposase (fragment) yields MVDELGFAKYSRLYPGNQTECNTLKQIIESLVELRPHLARDRTIILDAGIATADNIAYLKTSGFHYIVVQRGKADFIPDETMTMQIIRQTDXYTLEVKRHQLEHEAFLLCRSTGRTAKDQAIRSRQETLFLERLQYYQDGLGKKGHTKVYHKVVEMVGRLREKYPRASKLYDVEVIAEQRPGKKAQAKAITWEKRSRYDTERQFEGCYLLRTDHTTWTDLEIWETYVMLTRVERAFRSMKSALGLRPNFHQLEQRADTHLFISVLAYHILHVIEHKLHLCGDHRSWLTVRDILSTHQRLTIEFNVKEQDTVHRKHLRLCSSAEPEHQEIYQHLRLKEVPMPKKIATVK; encoded by the coding sequence GTGGTGGATGAACTCGGCTTTGCCAAGTATAGCCGTCTTTACCCGGGCAATCAGACGGAGTGCAACACCCTCAAGCAGATCATTGAATCACTGGTCGAGCTAAGGCCCCATCTGGCCAGGGACCGCACGATCATCCTCGATGCCGGGATCGCCACCGCCGACAACATTGCCTACCTGAAAACCAGCGGGTTTCATTACATCGTGGTGCAGCGGGGCAAGGCCGATTTTATCCCCGACGAAACCATGACGATGCAGATTATCCGCCAGACCGATCNATACACGCTGGAGGTCAAGCGCCATCAACTGGAGCATGAAGCCTTCCTTTTGTGCCGCAGTACGGGCCGAACGGCGAAGGACCAAGCCATTCGAAGCCGTCAGGAAACGCTGTTTCTCGAACGTTTGCAATACTACCAGGACGGTCTCGGCAAAAAAGGTCACACCAAGGTGTACCACAAAGTAGTCGAGATGGTTGGCCGCTTGCGCGAGAAATACCCACGCGCATCCAAACTCTATGACGTCGAAGTGATCGCTGAACAAAGGCCCGGGAAAAAGGCCCAGGCCAAAGCCATCACCTGGGAAAAACGTTCCCGGTACGACACCGAGCGCCAGTTCGAAGGCTGCTACCTCCTGCGAACCGATCATACGACGTGGACCGATCTCGAAATCTGGGAAACCTACGTCATGCTCACCCGGGTGGAACGCGCCTTTCGGTCAATGAAATCTGCACTCGGGCTCAGGCCAAACTTCCACCAGTTGGAGCAGCGCGCCGATACACACCTGTTCATATCGGTGCTGGCCTACCACATCCTGCACGTCATTGAACATAAGCTGCATCTGTGTGGCGACCATCGTTCATGGCTCACTGTCCGAGATATCCTCTCGACCCACCAACGCCTGACCATCGAGTTCAATGTCAAAGAACAGGATACGGTCCACCGCAAGCATCTGCGCCTCTGTAGCAGCGCTGAACCCGAACATCAGGAAATCTATCAGCACCTGCGACTAAAGGAGGTCCCCATGCCGAAAAAAATCGCGACCGTAAAATGA
- a CDS encoding hypothetical protein (Evidence 5 : Unknown function) — protein MDSTCGLTWGVNLRHRSRHEAYARMDRAIKQRLTQVCQKSQIGGYFGPKINLSTDISS, from the coding sequence ATGGACTCGACTTGTGGGCTGACTTGGGGGGTGAACTTGCGACATAGGTCACGGCATGAGGCTTATGCGCGGATGGACCGAGCTATTAAGCAGCGCTTAACCCAAGTTTGCCAAAAATCCCAGATTGGGGGTTATTTTGGCCCTAAAATCAACCTATCTACAGACATAAGCAGTTGA
- a CDS encoding conserved hypothetical protein (Evidence 4 : Unknown function but conserved in other organisms) codes for MSDSEILIYQATDGRIKIDVRLEDETVWLTQDQMADLFGRERSVITKHLRNVFKEGELEEASVCAKFAHTAADGKTYQVQSYNLDVIISVGYRVKSKRGTQFRIWATQRLKEYIVKGFALNDERFKTGNSMTYFTELQERIREIRLSERFFYQKIKDIYTTSIDYNPRDEKTIEFFKIVQNKLLWAISRQTAAELVYRRADAAMPLMGMQSFDKKGEPAVRKSDAGIAKNYLAEDEMKLLGLLVEQYLAFAETMAQQRIPMHMTDWIGRLDAIIQLNGRELLTHAGKISQQMAQEKAALEYDKFRESQRRIQHEESLKELEEDIKKLKPPRKKERES; via the coding sequence ATGAGTGATTCTGAAATTCTCATCTATCAGGCGACTGACGGCAGGATCAAAATCGATGTACGACTGGAAGACGAGACGGTTTGGCTGACTCAGGACCAGATGGCTGATTTGTTCGGCCGTGAACGCTCGGTCATCACCAAGCATTTACGCAATGTATTCAAGGAAGGTGAATTGGAGGAGGCCTCAGTATGTGCAAAATTTGCACATACTGCCGCCGACGGAAAGACCTATCAGGTTCAAAGTTACAACCTGGATGTCATTATTTCAGTGGGTTACCGAGTCAAATCCAAGCGTGGCACCCAGTTTCGCATCTGGGCCACCCAGCGGCTGAAGGAATACATCGTCAAGGGTTTTGCCCTGAATGATGAGCGATTTAAGACCGGCAATTCGATGACCTATTTCACGGAGCTGCAGGAACGCATCCGTGAAATCCGCCTTTCCGAGCGCTTCTTCTATCAGAAGATCAAGGACATCTACACCACCAGTATCGACTATAACCCCAGGGACGAAAAGACCATCGAATTTTTCAAGATCGTCCAGAACAAGCTCCTGTGGGCCATCAGCCGCCAAACGGCGGCGGAACTGGTGTATCGCCGGGCAGACGCAGCTATGCCCCTGATGGGAATGCAGTCGTTCGACAAAAAGGGTGAACCGGCGGTGCGCAAAAGCGATGCGGGCATCGCCAAGAATTACCTCGCCGAGGACGAAATGAAACTGCTCGGTCTGCTGGTGGAGCAATACCTGGCCTTCGCCGAAACCATGGCCCAGCAGAGAATTCCCATGCACATGACCGACTGGATTGGGCGGCTGGATGCCATTATTCAGCTCAACGGCCGTGAGCTACTGACCCACGCGGGCAAAATCAGCCAGCAGATGGCCCAGGAAAAAGCCGCGCTGGAGTATGACAAATTCCGGGAATCGCAGCGGCGCATCCAGCATGAAGAGAGCCTCAAGGAGCTGGAAGAAGACATCAAAAAGCTGAAGCCACCCCGGAAAAAGGAACGCGAGTCATGA
- a CDS encoding hypothetical protein (Evidence 5 : Unknown function), producing MSFNPNFTITNRMTQAITRIERARGFLEAL from the coding sequence ATGAGCTTTAACCCGAACTTCACCATCACCAATCGCATGACCCAGGCGATCACCCGCATCGAACGGGCGCGGGGCTTTCTGGAGGCGCTATGA